The following coding sequences are from one Nicotiana tomentosiformis chromosome 3, ASM39032v3, whole genome shotgun sequence window:
- the LOC138908430 gene encoding protein ATAF2-like: MSMLPAARRRIMGVRFHPTDAELINFLKRFLKGETLSSEYPFQHADIYGDRPPWEIFGADSNSEEKVRYFFTRLKKQKSEHTRVHRTCANGTWKCQTGIVPITNGKGTVVGFRRNFKFHCRSKQREHNKIWLEYFVGDDFFRENNIPKENIVVCRIKKNIREKIVRDDAVSMDEQELAQIIKAMLHGPDDDYCTLQPATVCQGNETHNEFIENTMLHAEYAPDDYLSGLNYQNSQLLINSDEGNQVTIWGNQNNMMAMLTEDATTNLTTLEQEAYDQLLTAEIEQGHGADHQTNNSEFWEAMNGILEGVNIDVPYDWLHDL, encoded by the coding sequence ATGTCGATGCTACCAGCTGCACGCCGGCGTATTATGGGTGTTCGGTTTCACCCAACTGATGCAGAGTTGATCAACTTTCTGAAAAGATTTCTAAAGGGCGAGACTTTGTCGAGTGAATACCCTTTCCAACATGCGGATATTTATGGAGATCGGCCACCATGGGAGATATTTGGAGCTGATTCTAATTCTGAAGAGAAAGTTCGCTATTTTTTTACTCGGTTGAAGAAGCAGAAGAGCGAGCATACAAGGGTTCATCGAACTTGCGCCAACGGGACATGGAAATGCCAAACAGGTATTGTTCCTATCACGAATGGTAAGGGAACTGTGGTGGGGTTTAGAAGAAATTTCAAGTTTCATTGTAGAAGTAAACAACGAGAGCATAACAAAATTTGGCTAGAGTATTTCGTCGGGGATGATTTCTTTAGAGAAAATAATATTCCTAAGGAGAATATTGTTGTGTGCCGAATCAAGAAGAATATAAGAGAGAAAATAGTGAGGGATGATGCAGTTTCTATGGATGAACAAGAGCTCGCTCAAATAATCAAAGCTATGTTGCATGGACCTGATGATGACTACTGCACATTGCAACCGGCGACAGTTTGTCAAGGGAACGAGACTCACAATGAGTTCATTGAAAATACAATGTTGCATGCAGAATATGCGCCAGATGATTATTTGAGTGGACTGAATTACCAGAATAGCCAATTGTTGATTAATAGTGATGAAGGAAATCAAGTTACCATATGGGGGAACCAAAATAATATGATGGCCATGCTTACAGAGGATGCAACTACAAATTTGACTACCTTGGAACAAGAAGCATATGATCAACTTTTGACTGCTGAGATTGAGCAAGGCCACGGAGCTGATCATCAGACAAATAACAGCGAATTCTGGGAAGCGATGAATGGAATATTGGAAGGCGTTAATATTGATGTTCCTTATGATTGGTTGCATGATCTCTGA